AGCTTTGCGATCCGCGCTTACTGCCGCAGCCTTGTTGGTTCCGGTTGCCGTCAGCGCGGCCACCCCGATCGTTATGCACCGCGACCCCGGCTGCGGCTGTTGCGCCAAGTGGGCGGCACAGGTGCAGCAGCAGCTCGGGCGCCAGGTGCGCGTCGTCGATGATTCCAATCGCCCCGCGCTGCAGAAGCGCGCGGGGGTCCCTGCGGACGTCTCGTCCTGCCACACCGCAATCGCCGATGGCATGGCTTTCGAGGGCCACGTGCCGATTGCCGACATGAAGCGGGCTCTCGCGACCCGGCCCAAGGGCGTGCGGGGCCTCGCGGTCGGCGGTATGCCGCTCGGCTCGCCGGGAATGGAAGTGCCGGGCGTCAAGGCGCAGGCCTATGACGTGGTCGCCTTCGGTCCCGGCGGGCGCCGCCTGTTCGCCCGCCACGGCAGCTGATGGCGGTTTTCAGGCTGGGGGCGGCAAGACGCGGCCGCCGCAGCTGGTGTAGCTCCACGGTCCAGTTCGTCTGGAAGAGCAGGCGAAGAGTTCACAAAAGGATTCGGGTCGGTGAGGAGAGAAGGCGGCATGCGCACCCGGGAATCGATGACCACGAATCAAGGAGTTGGGTGATGGGCGGTAAACGAGCCGGGGCCTTCGCTCTGCTCCTTGCGGTTGCAATGTCAGTAAGCACGTCGGCATCCGCGCATGAAGATCATGATGCGCTTGGGGCTGGTCCCGGGCCAGCCGCTAACAGCGCAGTCGAGACTCAGAACAAGGATGGAGCAGACGCTGGCGCCGGCCACATGGGTATGGGCTCTATGTCGACCGTGGACATGAACATGGGCGGCCGCGACATCGCCGGCGACGACATGGACATGGGCGGCATGCACGAGGAGACCGCCAACAAGAACAAGAGTTTCGGCGAACGGCTTGTGAGCTGGCTGGGCCGGCTGCACACCATGGTCATTCATTTTCCCATCGCACTGTTCATCGGTGCGTTCGGGGTGGAGTTGTTCGGGTTGTGGCGCCGCAACCGAGACTATCAGCATGTCGCACACATGATGCTGGTCGTCGGCGCGCTCGGAGCGATCGCGGCGGCGTTCCTGGGCTGGTTCGCAGGCGGGTTTTACCTGACCGACCGCAACCCGATCCTGATGACGCATCGCTGGCTCGGGACGTTGATCGCGGTCTTCGGCGTTGCGCTGGCTTGGATGGCAGCGCGCCACCGTAAGGGTCCCGAGCGCTCGCGGACGTTGTACTGGGTGGTGCTTGGCCTGATGACGCTGGCGATCTCTATCCAAGGGTTCCTTGGCGGAACCTTCATGCATGGCGGAATAAACCACTTGGCGTTCTGAACCGGTCCGGTCGTTTTCCTGAACAGGGACGGCCGAGGGCGCGTCTTCACCGAGGACGCGCCCTTGGCTGATCAGCGGATCGACTGAACCGCGTCGCTGCAAGCCTGCTCGCAGCGACGGCAGTGTTCAGCGCAGATGCGGCAATGCTCGTGCGTGCTCGCATGCTTCTCGCATTCCTCCGCGCACAGCCCGCAGGCGATGGCGCAGGCTTGAAGAGCCGCGACCAGCGCTTGCTCATTGCTGCCGGTGCGGCGGGTGCCGAGCGAACCTGCCGCCAAGCAGATGTCGGCGCAGTCGAGGTTCAGACGAATGCACTGGCGAAGCTGTGCGACCATCTCTTCCGCCAGACAGGCATCAGCGCACGACGTGCAGGTCTGAGCACATGAGTAGCACTCCTCGATACAGCGGATCAGTGCGTCGTTCGTGCTTCCCTTCACGTCCGGATGCGTGGCGATCATCTCTTTCATGTGGTGCATCGTTCTCTCCTGTTCAGGCAGTGGTCTCACCACCTGTCGAAGCAAGAGGTTACAAACCTGAATGTTCCGGCCTTTGCGTTGGACCGTGCGGCCGCTTTGGCGTGTCGAGTAACCTCTGGCGCTGGTGGTAGCGCACCGTCTCGACGCCCATGCCGCCTGCGTGAGCGAGCCCGGGATCGTAGTGCGGGAATTTGAACGGAGAAGGGCCGTGTCGCCGATCGTCGTGTGGGTACGAATCAGCGCTGGGTGGCGGCTTTACTCGTTGCACTGCCAATAGCTCGCGCTAGGTCGGCAGTACGCCCCGAGCGGGACACAGCCCGGCCATGGCGGATGCCAATCCGCTGTCGCGGTCGCGCAACAGGTTATGGATTGCGGTCGCAGCGACCGCTGCTTGTCCGGTCGCGACGCTGATCTGATCGAGCCCTTCCACAACGTCACCAACCGCGTAGAGGCCGGCAACCGAGGTTTGTTGGTGGGCGTCGGTCAGCACGCATCCCGTTGCCGCGAGCTTCGCGCCCAGCGAAGTGGCAAGCCCTGTTCGAGGCGATGAGCCGAGCGCAGGGTAAAGCGTGTCGAATTGTAGCTCCAGGCCATTGGCCAATCGAACCTCGACACAATCGCCAAGACGCAGCTGCTCGACAGGCGAGGGCGCGACATCGACGCCCTGCTGGGTCAGCCTGGCAAATTCGGTCGGTGCGAGGTCGAGCGACCGTTCGGCGAGAAGCGTGACCTTGGCACCATAAGCGCGCAGGAATTCGGCTTCTTCAGCGCCATGGCGGTCGCAGCCGAGCACCGCCACGCTCATCCGCCGAGCCTCATAACCATCGCAAATCGGGCAGTAGCGGAGAAGGCCACGCGCGACGCCGATGTCATGCATCGCATCGGGCATCTCGGGACGTCGATTGACGACACCCGTCGCGAGCACGACGGTCCGCGCGTACAGGACGTTCGGTCCGCAACTTGCCGAGAAGTGATCGCCTGATGCGACGATCGCGTCGATCTCACCGCTCTGGACCGTACCGCCATATTCATGCAGCTGAGCCTGCAGGCGCGCAAGAAACGTGACGCCGGAAATGCCGCCGGGAAATCCTGGGAGGTTGTGCGAGCGCGGGATGGAGGCGGCGCGCCCCGCCGCCGCGTCGTAAACGACGCAGCTCCTGAGAAAGCGGGAAAGATAGATCGCGGTCGTGAGGCCAGCGGGACCGCCGCCCACAATCAGACAGTCGATGACCTCCTCGGGATCGCCAGTCCAGCCTTGATTGGTCAACCGCAACCTCATCATTACCCCGCGCATGCGCCCGGCGGGCCCGCGGCCCTACTCATTCGGACGGTAGGCGCAGGTAGAAAGCGCTTTGTACTCCCTTGTGAATACGTGCCGATGCCGCTTCCCCCTCATCAAGAGGGTGCGGCGGCACGAAAAAAGATCGTGAGGGGTGACCCGTCCTGCTGCGTAATACAGGTGAACTCAACGGAAATGGAGATTACCCGCATGCGTCGCTTGTTCATCACGACTGCTGCCGCCGCCTTGTTCTTCGCAGGCGGCGTGGCAAACGCGCACCCGAAGCTGGTGTCCGCCAGCCCCGCCGCCAACGCGGCGGTCGCGACCCCGGAGAAGATCAGCCTCCAGTTCAGCGAGAAACTCGTGCCTGCTTTCTCCAAGGCCGAACTGATCATGGCCGCGATGCCTGGCATGGCGGCCATGAAGATGCCGAGCAGCGCCGCGGTCGGCTCCGACGGGCGTACGCTCACGATCATCCCGAAGCAGCGTCTCCCGCGTGGGCGTTACAACGTCGACTGGCAGGTCGTTTCCGGCGACACGCACAAAATCACTGGCAGCTACACCTTCACGGTGAAGTGAGCGGATGATTGACTGGCCGACCGTCGCCATCCGCTTGGCGTTATACCTCGTCCTGGCGGTGCTGTTCGGCCTGTCGGCGTTCAGCCTCTATGGCCTTCGGCTCGGCGAGCGCGAGGATGCAATCGCTCTGCGGCCTTGGCTTTCGGGAAGTGCTGTGCTCGGGTTGCTGCTCTCAGCCGCTGGCCTGATCCTCATGGCCTCGTCGATGGCCGGATCTCCATTCTGGCCGGTCGACGAGGCCGCGGTGGCTGCCTTGCTCGGAGGGCCACCGGTTGGCTCCGCCTGGAAGGTGCGCATGGTAGCGCTGGTCATTGCCGGGGGCGCGGTCCTACTGGCGCGAGGCAGAGCATCATGGCTGGCGATGGCCATGATTGCCGCCGCTACGGCGTTGGCGACACTCGCGTGGAACGGGCACGGTGCCATGGACGAGGGAAGCACCGGATGGCTTCACCTGGGCGCGGACATTCTCCATCTCCTCGCAGGCGGTATATGGGTTGGCGCACTGTTCGGATTGCTTCTCCTGATGATGCGCCGCGCCGAGGCGATCGATGCCGCGCACCTTCAGCTTACCCATCGGGCGCTGCACGGCTTCGGGGCGGTGGGCACGCTCGTGGTTGCCATTTTAGTGATCACCGGCTTGATCAACAGCTGGCTGCTCGTGGGCCCAGCCAATTTCACGGCCTTGGGCACGACGCTCTACGGCTTGCTGCTGCTCGCCAAGCTGGTCTTGTTCGCAGCGATGCTGGGACTCGCGTCGCTTAATCGGTTCCGCCTCACGCCGGCCTTCGAACGCTCGATTGCCATGAACGATCATGACGGAGCGCTTATGACGCTGCGGGTCAGCCTGGCGGTCGAGACAACCTGCGTGATTGGTATCTTGGCGCTCGTAGCATGGCTCGGCACCCTCGCACCGCCCGCATCGGGCATGTAGGTGAGGTTAGCTCTGCTGGGTCTGTTGATGTATTCAAAGGTGAACGAACGAGGGTGGCAGAGTCATGACCGACGTCGAACGCAGCGAGCCCGGGAGCGGCAAGGGTGCTCCTGAGATCGTCCTCATCACGGGTGCGAGCGGTTTCATAGCCGCCGCGCTCATTGCCCGGCTCGGCGAACGGTACACGGTCGTCGGACTCGATCGTGCCGGTCCTCCGGACCCGCCGCCTCCTGCGGCCGCGGTCGCCATCGATCTCGGGTCCGACGAGGCGGTCCGCGCCGCGCTCGAGGAGGTGCGCGCACGATACGGCGCCCGCATCGCGTCGGTTATCCACCTAGCCGCTTATTACGACATAACCGGCAAGCCTAACCCGCTCTATGACAAGGTGACAGTCCAGGGCACCCGCCGGCTGATTGACGGGCTGCAATCGTTCGAGGTCGAGCAATTCGTCTTCGCCAGCACGATGCTGGTCCATAAGCCGACCGCCACTCCGGAGGAGCGCATCAGCGAGGAGTCGCCAATCGGTGCGTCCTGGGCGTATCCGCAGTCCAAGGTCGACACCGAGGCATTGCTGCATGAGCGCCACGGGAACATCCCCGTCGTCTTCCTCCGCGCCGCAGGAGTTTACGACGACGACGGGCGCTCGGCGTTTCTCGCGCAGCAGATATCGCAGATCTACGAGCACCGCCTGATCTCGCATTTCTATCCCGGCATGCTGTGCGCGGCACAGTCATCGGTGCACCGCGAGGACTTGGCCGACGCCGTGGTGCGCCTCGTCGATCGGCGGCACGACTTGCCGTCAGAACTGCCGCTGCTCGTCGGCGAACCCGACCCGCCCGGCTATGCCGAGATCCAGGACATCGTCGGGGAGGCGCTCCACGGCGAGGGCTGGAAGACGATCCGCATCCCGCAGCCGCTCGCGAAGGCCGGGATCATCCTGCAGAACGAAGCGCTCGGCAGCGACGACTTTATCCAGCCCTGGATGATCGACAGCAGCAACGACCACTATATCCTCGACATCTCGCGCGCACGGTCGCTGCTCGGGTGGGAACCGAAGCACAGCCTTCGCGACACGCTCCCGGCGATCGTCGCTGCGCTCAAGCGGCATCCGCGGGCCTGGTACCGGAACAACAAGCTCAACGAGAACCTGGTCGCGTGGGATGAAGAGCCAGAGGCCGAGCTTGCGGGGTCTGGCCACCACCAGCCCGCAGCGGCCGCCGGAACGGGCGGCATAGATCACGGCGGGATGGATCACAGCAAAATGGACCACGCGGCGATGGGGCACGGGTCCGGCGCCGCGGTCGCGGCCATGTCGGACCACGGCGGGCACGGCGATCACATGGCCTTGATGGACCGCGATGAGCGCCGCGCACGCTGGGCGCTTTACGCCAACATCGGTCTCGGTCTGTGGCTCGCCTCCAGCCCGCTCATCTATGATTCCATGACCACGCAGAGCGTCGGCGAAGCCGCGCGTTTCGTAACCGTCGATCGCGGGCTGCCTTCGATCGAATGGCGGGCCAGCGCACTGGCTATCAGCGATGTCGTCAGCGGGCTCGCCATCGCGCTGTTCGGCGCGCTGTCGCTCGCCCCGCGCACCAAGACATGGGCGCAGTGGGCTGTCGCGTTCATCGGCATCTGGCTGTTCTTCGCGCCGCTGATCTTCTGGAGCCCGAGCGCCGCGCAGTACAACAACAACCTGCTCATCGGCTCGGCCGTGATCGCCCTGTCGGTGCTCGTGCCAATGATGCCGGGCATGAGCATGGCGGGCATGATGGACCCCAAGAACATCCCGCCTGGCTGGACCTATTCGCCATCGACGGACGCGCAGCGGCTGCCGATCGTCGCCATGGCGCTGATTGGGCTTCTGACCTCGCGTATCCTGACGGCCTACCAGTTAGGCCACATCGATACTGTGTGGGAGCCGTTCTTTGCTGGATCGCTGGCCGACCCGCGTAATGGGACCGAGGAGATCATTACATCCGACATGTCGAAGGCTTGGCCGATCCCCGACGGCGGTCTTGGTACAGTCAGCTACGTGCTCGAAATTCTTATGGCGGTGATGGGCACCCGCGACCGCTGGCGGACCATGCCGTGGATGGTGACCTTCTTCGGCATTCTCGTCATTCCGCTCGGCGTCGTCAGCATCTATTTCATCATCAGCCAGCCGATCGTCATCGGCACGTGGAGCACGCTGGCGCTGATCGCCGCGCTCGCCATGCTGATCATGATCCCGTTCGCATTGGACGAGGTCATTGCCATGGGCCAGTTCCTCGCCTGGGCGAAGCGCCGCGGCAAGCCGCTGATCCGCACCTTCTTCCAGGGCGACGCGGTCGAGGCGGGGGCCGAGGACGCATCCGACGTGATGGCCTCGCCTTCTACCTTCTGGGCGGATGCGAAGCGCGGGCTGACGCTGCCGTGGACGCTGGCGGCCAGTATCGTGCTCGGCGCCTTCCTGATGCTGACGCGGGTGATCCTGGGGAACGAAGGCGAGATGGCGAACAGCGACCATGTCGTCGGCGCCCTCGTGATCACAGTCGCGATCATTGCCACCGCAGAGGTGGCCCGCGCTCTCCGCTTCATCAATGTCGCGTTCGGGGCATGGCTCGTCGCTGCCCCGTTCCTGCTGACAGGGGCCGGCCCCCTTGGGGCGATCGTGTCGGTGGTCGTGGGAATCGCGCTCATCGGGCTCAGCCTGCCGCGCGGCAAGCGCAGCCCCGAACATTATGCGAGCTGGGACAAATACGTAATTTGAGGCCTTACTCGCCTCCAGAGAGGAGGGGCACAGCATGGCGCAGTCCAGGTACCGAGTTCTATCCGGGGGTCATTCAGGCGGTTATATGGCCGTCGATTATGGCGGTGCGGTTGCCGATGGCCGGGTCAAGAGCGGCCGAGTATGCCGAGATGAACGAGTTCGCGTGAAGCTGCTCCAGGCCGCAGGCGTCGGCGTGAAGTTCGCGATCCATCCGGTTGCGGGGCGCATGCCCGGTCACATGAACGTGCTGCTCGCCGAAGCCGGCGTGCCCTATGACATCATCTTCGATATGGAAGATATCAACGCCGAGTTTGCCAACACCGATGTCGCGCTGGTCATCGGGGCCAACGATGTCGTCAACCCGGCGGCACGCACCGACAAATCCTCGCCGATCTACGGCATGCCCATCCTCGATGCCGACCAGGCCCACCAGGGGTCTATGTCGTCAAGCGCGGTCAGGGCAAAGGTTATTCCGGCGTCGAGAACCTGCTCTTCTTCAACGAGAATTGCAGCATGGTCTATGGGGATGCCCAGGCGGTGCTGACGCAGATGGTGCAGGCCGTGAAGGATCTCGGCGCGTGACCGTACCCCTTACCCCCGAAATCTGATTCACCACAGGAGAATGGACAATGACCTACGCGACCATCAATCCCTATACCGGAGACACTGTTGCGACCTTTCCCGACGCAACGGACGAGGAGGTGAAGACCGCGCTGGACAAAGCAGACGCGGCTTTCCTCAGTTGGCGCGAAACCTCCTTCGCCGAGCGCGGCCGTATCCTGCAGAATGCCGCAGACATCCTGCGCCGGGACAGCGATGCTTTTGCCCGCCTGCTGACGCTGGAAATGGGTAAGCTGGTCGCCGAAGCGAAGGCCGAGGTGGAACTCTCCGCCAAGATCTTCGAATATTATGTTCGGCATGCGGAAGACCTGCTGAAGCCGGAGAAGCTGCCGGTGCTCGATCCCGCCGAAGGCGAGGCGATGCTGGTGCACGAGCCGCTCGGCGTCCTCCTGGCGATCGAGCCATGGAATTTCCCTTATTATCAGATTGCCCGCATTCTCGCGCCGCAACTCTCGGCCGGCAACACGCTGATCCTCAAGCACGCCTCGAACGTTCCGCAGAGCGCCGCGGCGTTCGAGAGACTGATGAACGAAGCGGGTCTGCCGGAAGGCGCGTTCCAGAATCTCTATGCAACGCGCGATCAGATCAACTTCATCATCAACGATCCGCGCGTTCATGGCGTGGCGTTGACTGGCTCGGAAGCTGCCGGCGCGGTGGTTGCATCCGAGGCCGGCAAGGCGCTCAAGAAGTCGACCATGGAACTGGGCGGCGCCGACGCCTTTGTCGTGCTCGCCGATGCCGACATGGACAAGACGATCGACTGGGCCGTCTTCGGCCGGCACTGGAACGGTGGCCAGGTCTGTGTTTCGTCCAAGCGCATGATCGTCGTCGATGAAGTCTACGACACCTTCCTCGACGGTTATCGCAAGGGCGTAGCCAAGCTCGTCATGGGCGACCCCTCCGACCCCGGCACCACTCTCGCGCCGCTCTCCTCGCAAAAGGCGGCCGACGACATCAAGGAACAGATCCGCAAGGCCGTCGAACTGGGCGCCAAGGCTGAGGAAGTCGGTCCTACAGTGCCGAACAAGGGGGCTTTCGTGCAGCCAACTTTTCTGACCGACCTCGATGAGGGCAATCCGGCCCGTTATTGGGAATTCTTCGGTCCGGTATCGATGCTGTTCCGTGCGAAGGATGAGGACGATGCCGTGCGCATCGCCAACGACTCGCCCTTTGGCCTGGGCGGCTCCGTCTTCACCTCCGATCCTGTCCACGGCGCCGAAGTGGCGAAGCGGATTTCCACCGGCATGGTCTTCGTCAATCACCCGACTAAGGTGGAGGCCGACCTGCCGTTCGGCGGCATCCGTCGCTCGGGCTATGGCCGCGAACTGCTGGGCCTCGGCCTCAAGGAGTTCGTCAATCACAAGCTGATCGATGTCGTCGATATCGACGCGCATTTCTGAGAGAGGAACATCGCCATGGAAAGCACGATGAAAGCCGCGGTCGTCCGTGAATTCGGAAAGCCATTGGTCATGGAGGAAGTCGCGGTGCCCCGACCTGGCGCCGGCCAGATCCTCGTCAAGATCGCAGCCACCGGTGTGTGCCACACCGACCTGCATGCCGCTGAGGGCGATTGGCCGGTCAAGCCCAATCCACCCTTCATTCCTGGTCACGAGGGCGTCGGACATGTGGTCGCGGTTGGCGCAGGTGTGAAGCATGTCAAGGAGGGCGACCGGGTGGGCGTGCCATGGCTATATGATGCCTGCGGCCATTGCACGCACTGCCTGGGCGGCTGGGAAACGCTGTGCGAGGAGCAGCACAATACCGGGTATTCGGTGAACGGCAGCTTTGCCGAATATGTTCTCGCCGATCCCAATTATGTGGGGCATCTGCCCGGCAACGTTTCGTTCGTCGATATTGCGCCGATCCTGTGCGCCGGCGTCACCGTCTACAAGGGCCTCAAGGTAACCGACACCAAACCGGGCGACTGGGTGGTGATCTCCGGCATCGGAGGTCTCGGCCATCTCGCCGTGCAATATGCCAAGGCGATGGGCCTCAACGTCGTCGCCGTCGATGTCGATGACAGGAAGCTCGACCTCGCCCGGTCGCTGGGGGCCACGTTGGCAGTCAACGCCCGTTCGGAAGACCCGATCGCTTTCGTGAAGAAGCAGATCGGAGGCGCGAATGGGGTGTTGGTCACCGCCGTGTCGCCCAAGGCCTTCGAACAGGCGATGGGTATGGTGGGACGCGGCGGCACGGTCGCGCTCAACGGCCTGCCGCCCGGTGACTTCCCGCTGCCGATCTTCGACACGGTGCTGAACGGCGTGACCGTGCGGGGATCGATCGTGGGGACGCGGCTCGATTTACAGGAAGCCTTGGACTTCGCCGGTGACGGCAAGGTGAAGGCCACGATCTCAACCGACAAACTCGAGAACATCAACGACATCTTCTCCCGGATGCACAAGGGCGACATCCAGGGCCGCGTCGTCATCGATTTCGAGCAATAACGAGCCGCTTTTCGATCGGGCGTGTCTTCGTCGATCAGCCGGTCACCGCCGGGGCCGGAGGTCAATTGCCTTTCTGAACGCGTCTCCTCTCACCCTTAGGAGGGAGGAGACGCGCCGGTGGAGGAGAGGCGCCATCCTGAACAGACGAAGGAAGATTATCATGACTACTGGCAAGAAGGTCGCAATCGTCACAGGTGCCGGCCAGGGCATAGGCTTGGCCATCGCGGTGCGTCTCTCCCGGGAAGGCTTCGCCATCGGCTGTCTCGATTATAATGCGGAAACGGCAGAGGCGGCAGCCGATGCAATCATCGCTACAGGCGGTGAAGCACTCGCGGTCAAGGTCGATGTCGCTCAGCGCGATGACGTCTTCAAGGCGGTGGATGCGGTCGTTCAGCGGTTTGGCCGGCTCGATGTCATCGTGAACAACGCAGGCCTCGGACCGACCACACCGATCGAGGAGATCACGCCCGAAATCTACCACAAGGTGTTCGACGTCAATGTCGGCGGCACCTATTGGGGCATCCAGGCGGCGCTCAAGCATTTCAAGGCACGTAAGCCCGAGAAGGCCGGCGATATCGTCGGCAAGATCATCAATGCTTCGTCACAGGCGGGACAGGTTGGCAATCCCGATCTGGCGGTTTACGGCGCGACCAAGTTCGCGATCCGCGGCATCACCCAGACAGCAGCCAAGGATCTCGCACCCCTTGGCATCACCAGCAATGCCTATTGTCCCGGTATCGTGCGCACGCCCATGATGGAGGGCATTGCTCAGAAGGTCGCTGATGAAAATGGCCAGACCCTTGAATGGGGCCTGCAGCAATGGGCGAAGAACGTAACGCTCGGGCGCATCTCTGAGCCGGAAGACGTGGCAGCCTGCGTATCCTTCCTTGCTGGCCCGGACTCGGATTACATGACAGGGCAAGCCCTGATTATCGACGGCGGCATGGTCTTTAACTGAGGCAGAGGTTCGAAGACGATCCTGTTTCGGCAGGCTCGTCTTGGTGCAGCTGTCAGATGCTGGGAGGCATGCGATGCATGCAATGGTCCTGAATGCGGTCGGTCAGCCGCTCGTGTGGACCGAACTTCCGGATAGAAGGCGTCACCTCAAGGTTTGTGCGCCAGACAACTACAAGGGTTCCTGGGGCGCGCCTTCATGCATGGCGGCCTCAACCATCTGGCATTTTGAAGGGGGAAACATGATTTTGGCGTTTAGGGTGGCAATGGCCACAGCACTGGCGATGCCGATCGCGGTCGCCGCCCAGCCTGCATCGCGCTTCGCGGATACGAAGGCCGTGGAGGCAGTACTGTCGCAGTACAAGGCGGCGATTGAAAAGCTCGATGCGAAAGGAACAGAGCGACTCTTCGCGGCCGACTCCCAGATATTCGAAACGGGTGGCTCGGAGGGAACCTACGCGACATACCTCGCCCATCATCTTGGGCCAGAGCTGGCAGCCTTCAAGTCGTTTACATTTTCCGACTACAAGGTGAAGGTTCGCTTTGAGGGTCCGGTCGCACTTGCCACCGAGACCTACCGCTATCGGATCGAGCCGAAGAACGGGGCTGTTGCCGAACGTATTGGCGTCGCAACCAGCGTCTTAACGCGCTCGGGGAGCAGCTGGAAGATCATCAGCATGCACAGTAGCGCTCGCAAGCCGAAAGGCTCCTGATCGGTCAAGATCACATTGCGCCCGGACCCAGCTTCAGGGGTCGGCAATATGGCCGCTACTGCTTCTTCGCTGGATTCGGCGTAGCCGACTGCGGTGTCGCATTTGTAGAATTCGTCGGGTGATCGTGCTCCGGTATGCCAGCATAATGGTTCATCTGATCCTCGGAGATGTCCGACGTTTCCTCGCTGCTGCCACAAGCCGTTACGGCCAGAGGTAACAGAAACATGGCTGTGATAATCGCCCTCGATCTTCTCATAACAGAATACCCTTCGATGCCGATCTGAACCCATCATAGCTGATACGGTGGGATGCTCGTATCTGACTTCCTTACAATGATATGATCGACAAGGTTTTCGCTAGACTGGCATGCTCATGATGTCCTTATACGCGGAAAGCAACTTATTGCGAACTTGCAACGTCGCCTCGAACGCGATCGACGACTCCTGCC
The Sphingobium sp. Z007 genome window above contains:
- a CDS encoding DUF411 domain-containing protein yields the protein MKTALRSALTAAALLVPVAVSAATPIVMHRDPGCGCCAKWAAQVQQQLGRQVRVVDDSNRPALQKRAGVPADVSSCHTAIADGMAFEGHVPIADMKRALATRPKGVRGLAVGGMPLGSPGMEVPGVKAQAYDVVAFGPGGRRLFARHGS
- a CDS encoding DUF2231 domain-containing protein; protein product: MSTVDMNMGGRDIAGDDMDMGGMHEETANKNKSFGERLVSWLGRLHTMVIHFPIALFIGAFGVELFGLWRRNRDYQHVAHMMLVVGALGAIAAAFLGWFAGGFYLTDRNPILMTHRWLGTLIAVFGVALAWMAARHRKGPERSRTLYWVVLGLMTLAISIQGFLGGTFMHGGINHLAF
- a CDS encoding four-helix bundle copper-binding protein, which codes for MHHMKEMIATHPDVKGSTNDALIRCIEECYSCAQTCTSCADACLAEEMVAQLRQCIRLNLDCADICLAAGSLGTRRTGSNEQALVAALQACAIACGLCAEECEKHASTHEHCRICAEHCRRCEQACSDAVQSIR
- a CDS encoding NAD(P)/FAD-dependent oxidoreductase, giving the protein MMRLRLTNQGWTGDPEEVIDCLIVGGGPAGLTTAIYLSRFLRSCVVYDAAAGRAASIPRSHNLPGFPGGISGVTFLARLQAQLHEYGGTVQSGEIDAIVASGDHFSASCGPNVLYARTVVLATGVVNRRPEMPDAMHDIGVARGLLRYCPICDGYEARRMSVAVLGCDRHGAEEAEFLRAYGAKVTLLAERSLDLAPTEFARLTQQGVDVAPSPVEQLRLGDCVEVRLANGLELQFDTLYPALGSSPRTGLATSLGAKLAATGCVLTDAHQQTSVAGLYAVGDVVEGLDQISVATGQAAVAATAIHNLLRDRDSGLASAMAGLCPARGVLPT
- the copC gene encoding copper homeostasis periplasmic binding protein CopC, which encodes MRRLFITTAAAALFFAGGVANAHPKLVSASPAANAAVATPEKISLQFSEKLVPAFSKAELIMAAMPGMAAMKMPSSAAVGSDGRTLTIIPKQRLPRGRYNVDWQVVSGDTHKITGSYTFTVK
- the copD gene encoding copper homeostasis membrane protein CopD; protein product: MIDWPTVAIRLALYLVLAVLFGLSAFSLYGLRLGEREDAIALRPWLSGSAVLGLLLSAAGLILMASSMAGSPFWPVDEAAVAALLGGPPVGSAWKVRMVALVIAGGAVLLARGRASWLAMAMIAAATALATLAWNGHGAMDEGSTGWLHLGADILHLLAGGIWVGALFGLLLLMMRRAEAIDAAHLQLTHRALHGFGAVGTLVVAILVITGLINSWLLVGPANFTALGTTLYGLLLLAKLVLFAAMLGLASLNRFRLTPAFERSIAMNDHDGALMTLRVSLAVETTCVIGILALVAWLGTLAPPASGM
- a CDS encoding vitamin K epoxide reductase family protein codes for the protein MTDVERSEPGSGKGAPEIVLITGASGFIAAALIARLGERYTVVGLDRAGPPDPPPPAAAVAIDLGSDEAVRAALEEVRARYGARIASVIHLAAYYDITGKPNPLYDKVTVQGTRRLIDGLQSFEVEQFVFASTMLVHKPTATPEERISEESPIGASWAYPQSKVDTEALLHERHGNIPVVFLRAAGVYDDDGRSAFLAQQISQIYEHRLISHFYPGMLCAAQSSVHREDLADAVVRLVDRRHDLPSELPLLVGEPDPPGYAEIQDIVGEALHGEGWKTIRIPQPLAKAGIILQNEALGSDDFIQPWMIDSSNDHYILDISRARSLLGWEPKHSLRDTLPAIVAALKRHPRAWYRNNKLNENLVAWDEEPEAELAGSGHHQPAAAAGTGGIDHGGMDHSKMDHAAMGHGSGAAVAAMSDHGGHGDHMALMDRDERRARWALYANIGLGLWLASSPLIYDSMTTQSVGEAARFVTVDRGLPSIEWRASALAISDVVSGLAIALFGALSLAPRTKTWAQWAVAFIGIWLFFAPLIFWSPSAAQYNNNLLIGSAVIALSVLVPMMPGMSMAGMMDPKNIPPGWTYSPSTDAQRLPIVAMALIGLLTSRILTAYQLGHIDTVWEPFFAGSLADPRNGTEEIITSDMSKAWPIPDGGLGTVSYVLEILMAVMGTRDRWRTMPWMVTFFGILVIPLGVVSIYFIISQPIVIGTWSTLALIAALAMLIMIPFALDEVIAMGQFLAWAKRRGKPLIRTFFQGDAVEAGAEDASDVMASPSTFWADAKRGLTLPWTLAASIVLGAFLMLTRVILGNEGEMANSDHVVGALVITVAIIATAEVARALRFINVAFGAWLVAAPFLLTGAGPLGAIVSVVVGIALIGLSLPRGKRSPEHYASWDKYVI
- a CDS encoding NAD-dependent succinate-semialdehyde dehydrogenase; its protein translation is MTYATINPYTGDTVATFPDATDEEVKTALDKADAAFLSWRETSFAERGRILQNAADILRRDSDAFARLLTLEMGKLVAEAKAEVELSAKIFEYYVRHAEDLLKPEKLPVLDPAEGEAMLVHEPLGVLLAIEPWNFPYYQIARILAPQLSAGNTLILKHASNVPQSAAAFERLMNEAGLPEGAFQNLYATRDQINFIINDPRVHGVALTGSEAAGAVVASEAGKALKKSTMELGGADAFVVLADADMDKTIDWAVFGRHWNGGQVCVSSKRMIVVDEVYDTFLDGYRKGVAKLVMGDPSDPGTTLAPLSSQKAADDIKEQIRKAVELGAKAEEVGPTVPNKGAFVQPTFLTDLDEGNPARYWEFFGPVSMLFRAKDEDDAVRIANDSPFGLGGSVFTSDPVHGAEVAKRISTGMVFVNHPTKVEADLPFGGIRRSGYGRELLGLGLKEFVNHKLIDVVDIDAHF
- the adhP gene encoding alcohol dehydrogenase AdhP, producing MESTMKAAVVREFGKPLVMEEVAVPRPGAGQILVKIAATGVCHTDLHAAEGDWPVKPNPPFIPGHEGVGHVVAVGAGVKHVKEGDRVGVPWLYDACGHCTHCLGGWETLCEEQHNTGYSVNGSFAEYVLADPNYVGHLPGNVSFVDIAPILCAGVTVYKGLKVTDTKPGDWVVISGIGGLGHLAVQYAKAMGLNVVAVDVDDRKLDLARSLGATLAVNARSEDPIAFVKKQIGGANGVLVTAVSPKAFEQAMGMVGRGGTVALNGLPPGDFPLPIFDTVLNGVTVRGSIVGTRLDLQEALDFAGDGKVKATISTDKLENINDIFSRMHKGDIQGRVVIDFEQ